The Coccidioides posadasii str. Silveira chromosome 2, complete sequence genomic interval CATGGCTGAAGTCAGAGAAGAAGACCACAAGCTGGACAATCTTTTCTTGTTCGATGATCTGGAGTCGGGTTCTGCCAGCCTCCCACTTCTTATAAATGGGAACTACCATTCTTCTGCGTGATATGGCAAAGCTTGTTGAATATCTACAATAAAAGTGCTGTGAGCAACATATCCAGAATCGCAGCAGGAAGTGAGAAGGCATTACCCATCAAAACGAACTTTGAAGCCAGTTATTGCTTGTTGGAATGTATGTAAAGCTGCACAACAGTCAGCTATTGGATTTACAGGAGCAGGTAAGAAGATCAAACCTTGAACAGATGCAAAATTGTATTTTCTAACCAATGATTTCGAACTTGCTGTCTTTAGAAGACTAGCTAGTTCATCAGGCAGCTCTTTTGGCACCAAGTTTTCAGCCACTGCTATCGTCAGGTCATTTTGTGGTGGCCTATAGACGGTCATGGCAGTTGGAACATTAACATCAAGGCCAATTCTAAGATCACCCGGACCTAAAAGACATGAAATTAACATATATTATCACATATAGACGAAGAATAGGCCTCTTGAAATCCTTACCCAGATTAATCCTGTCTGTAACAGAGCCCCAGTTTGAACTGATAAACGCTCGTAGACGTTCAGACAGAATTGTAGGCGCATATCCATGGTCAGTAAGGCTTGGATTTTGGTTGATAACAGTAATACTTGGAGAAGTGAATTTTAATGGTGTCTTTGACTGCAAACCACCTGAACCTTTTTCAATTGGCTGCTCAATAGAGAAGGATTTGAGCGGTATTTCAGCAGTCTGCAATTCATCATCACTGGGTATGATGCCCAACAGCAAGGAATGCATTTTGGATCGATGTTCAGCATCAGAAAATGTTAGAATCATAGAGCATAGTGCATCACCATCTTGGACCTTTAACATCAGTGCTGGTGCCCCATTGTCACCACGCAGATATCCAAACACAACAGGAGCACCGTTTCCTAGGAAATGTGAGACACTGGTTAGACTCTTAACCTTGGGGCTTGTAACAGCAATGAACCGATAACCACGATGTGATTCGCGTGTTCCAGTACCCTCAGTAATTTTAACTGTCTTTTCAAAGAGTCTAATTCGACATCGTGGCGAAGGTTCTGGAGGGAAAGCTTTGGAGGGACGAGAGTCCATGTACTGGAATACATCCAagacttcttcaaaaatcaACTTTTCACCGGCTTCGGGGTTAAAGCTAGCTTCAACTTTGCGTGAATATTCAACAATTTTCCATATCATATTAAAGTCAGGCTGTCTGAAGTGAACTTCCAACTCAAATCCTCTGGGAAGCTGGAGGCGCATTGTGCAGCCTCTCACGTGCCAGTCAACATCAGCCCATGTTGGTCCTTGCTTCTTATCAGCCTGGATGGTAATATTCACCAGCTCGCTCTGACTGGTGATAGTGGCGATAACATGTGGATCTTTTCTATTACGAGTAATGGACAACATACAAGGGATGGCGATTTGCTGAGAGGCATCGTCTCCAGAACTAATATGGGCCTCCACAAACATTCGCCCATAACAAAAATATCGGCTGGTATCACCCATGGGCATCACATCCCCAAGATCGGGGTGCCTGGTTGACATGTCGACAAGCATTGATTTCGAGACGGAACCAGACAGGATAGCAGAAATATCGGGAGCAAAGAACGGATACTTGATCCAGACGCTGGTATCGACTGACTGGAGAAGCGGAGGGGCGTCATTGCCAGAAGGAAGGATGTTGTGACGTTTCATTGACATCGCTAACCCTCGGAGATGACGGATCACGTTCTGGTGAAGGGTGATCAGATGTGCAATGCGTAGATCTCCGGTGCTTTTGGCAACAGATAGCATTTCATCAGTGCTTATTTTCCCAAATCTCGACAACTCGGGATGTTGAGGAACGATGGTCTGGTTTATCCACCAGGCCTTTGCCAAATTCACCACTGCCTGTTGTGACTGGTCGCCCGGCGACGCCTGAGAAGAATTCCCGCCCGAGCTCGAAGGCCGCGATCGTATAGAGACTTCTAACTCTCCACGGCCCTTCAAGAACCACCAGACGCACGCTCTTACCCACTCTGAAAGGGATGTCTCCATTGAAGGTTTTACGCTTTCGGCAGATAGACTGAACAGCTTGTTAAAGTGGTTCACGTAGTCGGAAAAGTCCGATAAAGCGGTATCGCTGACCATGCTGGCGACGTTTCGTAAGTTCTTTGATGATGAGGAGTCCTTATCTTCGGTGCAGCTCTGGAAAGATTGTTGAGTAGAAGCGGTAGAGCTTTCTGGAGATTTGAGATATGGAGGAGGACGCGTTGTTGTGTACGAAGCGGGAGTGCCACTGGCGTGTGTGGAAGTGGGGTTTGCATTCGAGAATGGAGGGGAAGGCTGACGCGGTGCTTTATATGACGCCGGAGGATTGTTTATGTGAGCGGAAGTAGGAGTTGCATTCGAGGATGGAGGCGAAGGCCGACGCGAGTGTTGGCTTTCATCAGGCAAGGCACTAAGGACACTCGACCAGAAAGATGGTGGACTAGATTTTTCCTCTGTCTTCGGTAGATCTGAAGCAGCTTGGGTGGGATAGGACTGTGCCGGCGAAGTGGTGTCCGTTGGTGAGTCTCCTTCCTCGTTAAAATGCTTCTGAAATGCGCGTCCTTCCTCAGCTCTCATCTTAGCCTGAACACGACGCGCAAACGAGTTCGGGTCAGAAGACTGCCTAAGCGATAGGCGAGAGCCACGCACACTCTCACCAAGCGAAAGGAGAAAGTCAGTGTCCTGGGAATTCTGCATGAGGAGTGGCTGCCACGGGGCCTGCTGCTCTGAAACGGGCGATTGGTGTTGGACAGCGATTGATGGTGGAATGCCATGACGATAGGAATGAGGTTCGGACGGAGAATGTTCGTCAACGGGGGATGAGTCTGATCTGTCCGTAAAGGTGGAAGCGGAGGAGTTCGACCGTGTTCGGTATACGGCTATCATGTCCTTGGTCGGGGCTTCAGCCTCATCACCACCTTCGCCCATGACTTCAGGGGGATCATTGCTGAACTGGACTTTCAATCCTTTGCGGCGACGGCGCTTAACGGGGCTGGTGGTGTTGTGTGAAAGATAAGAGGAGTCGAGCAAGGGTTGCTCAACGTTCACATGGCTGCGCTGAGACACGGAGACATCGATCCGTGGGGATGGAACGCCGGGCCGAGGGGAAGCACGGGGCTGGGATTGGGGCTGGATGCGAGAGGAACCGAGAAAGTCATCGATCTGTGCATCGCGGACAGCTTTGGAGTCCTTCTCCTTGGAGAAGATTTTGTCCCGCCATTTTCGTGCTTTGGATTCGGCCACGGCGCTTATGCCATGCTCTGAGGTTTCGACCACCATCATTGATTGCGATCTTCAATGGTCAGGAGGGAATTTAAAGAAGAGAGCATTGACGTCCCGGCATCACTCCCAAAGCAACTTGTCACACAGGTGAAAGAAGAGCTGAGGTGGTGCggaagagagagggagggaggtCGGCTGGCAGGTAGAGGAGCGCTCACGTGCTGGTCATAATGGGGTAGTTTTAATGAAACCGGGGCTTTTTCTTGGAGGATCAGCAAGGATAAACAAACAGGCGCGTCGGGCAAAGAACAAACAACATCAGAGAAATGATCAGAACGTACATACAGATGGAATGGGAAGAAGTGGACAGATTGGTGTTCAGAATAATGAAGAGGTGCCTGGAGCAACAATGGCACACACGCCTGAAGATCTCACAAGCCGTTTAAACGCCAAAACATGTAGTGTTCCAGGGGTCTTGCAGCCGTTGCAAGGCCTGTCATTTGCTCCATGCAAAGGCCCCTTTTGAGATAAATCTCAATTGATTGAAGTTGGGTTACGGGTAAATTAAAGTGATCTAATTACCACCAGCAGAGCCTGTCCACTCCGGTGGACATGGCTTGGGCCGAACCGTGGGAGCTGCATCGATTGGGAGAGTTTCTCCGCGCCCTCCAGCGTGGACAAGCCGAAGATGAAACATGGATTTTGGGCGGCCCCCTCTCCTTGGCCCAATCCTGGCATCCTGAAACGAGGGTCGCTGGTAAACCTTGCTCTCGGCCAACCAGCAATCCCGGCGGCACTCGCTACCGCCGATCTCTCTGGGCAGGTCGCGCGTACATATGTAACGAGGAGGGAACTATCCACCCCCTCGACACACTTATAAACTCCAAGTCGATATTAATTATATATGATTCATTATTCGCTTGTATTGACACATTCCTCAACTGGGTTCACCCCAcaaaggaaggaaaagaaggaaaaaaaaggagacaCTCATAGCATCACCTCTCGCGGTCGATTTCACCGGGAAGTCTGTTGATCCCGTGTTCCTGTGGACCTTGACATAGTTACCGTGGGCGAGAGGTCAGATCGCTACGATCGGACGGGGCCCAGGAAGTCCCCATTTCTGCGTGATGGTGCGTGGATCATGATGTACAGTGTCGACGGAGCGGCGACATACAGAACTActgcgtacggagtactctgtcTCCCACGGACTGTTCCTGGGTCCCAGCTAGAGGTTACACGGAAGATGAATGGGCagatgtatgtactgtatggagtacatcCTACAAGTAAGTAGCTGCTCTGTGCCGTACGCAGGCTCCGTCCGTCCCTGCTCGTCTTTCCTCCCCGACGACAAAGACAAAGCCATTATCAGCTCCCCTCCAAGCGCATGG includes:
- a CDS encoding uncharacterized protein (EggNog:ENOG410PFEQ~COG:S~BUSCO:802at33183), producing MMVVETSEHGISAVAESKARKWRDKIFSKEKDSKAVRDAQIDDFLGSSRIQPQSQPRASPRPGVPSPRIDVSVSQRSHVNVEQPLLDSSYLSHNTTSPVKRRRRKGLKVQFSNDPPEVMGEGGDEAEAPTKDMIAVYRTRSNSSASTFTDRSDSSPVDEHSPSEPHSYRHGIPPSIAVQHQSPVSEQQAPWQPLLMQNSQDTDFLLSLGESVRGSRLSLRQSSDPNSFARRVQAKMRAEEGRAFQKHFNEEGDSPTDTTSPAQSYPTQAASDLPKTEEKSSPPSFWSSVLSALPDESQHSRRPSPPSSNATPTSAHINNPPASYKAPRQPSPPFSNANPTSTHASGTPASYTTTRPPPYLKSPESSTASTQQSFQSCTEDKDSSSSKNLRNVASMVSDTALSDFSDYVNHFNKLFSLSAESVKPSMETSLSEWVRACVWWFLKGRGELEVSIRSRPSSSGGNSSQASPGDQSQQAVVNLAKAWWINQTIVPQHPELSRFGKISTDEMLSVAKSTGDLRIAHLITLHQNVIRHLRGLAMSMKRHNILPSGNDAPPLLQSVDTSVWIKYPFFAPDISAILSGSVSKSMLVDMSTRHPDLGDVMPMGDTSRYFCYGRMFVEAHISSGDDASQQIAIPCMLSITRNRKDPHVIATITSQSELVNITIQADKKQGPTWADVDWHVRGCTMRLQLPRGFELEVHFRQPDFNMIWKIVEYSRKVEASFNPEAGEKLIFEEVLDVFQYMDSRPSKAFPPEPSPRCRIRLFEKTVKITEGTGTRESHRGYRFIAVTSPKVKSLTSVSHFLGNGAPVVFGYLRGDNGAPALMLKVQDGDALCSMILTFSDAEHRSKMHSLLLGIIPSDDELQTAEIPLKSFSIEQPIEKGSGGLQSKTPLKFTSPSITVINQNPSLTDHGYAPTILSERLRAFISSNWGSVTDRINLGPGDLRIGLDVNVPTAMTVYRPPQNDLTIAVAENLVPKELPDELASLLKTASSKSLVRKYNFASVQALHTFQQAITGFKVRFDGYSTSFAISRRRMVVPIYKKWEAGRTRLQIIEQEKIVQLVVFFSDFSHGKCMNFVLKSTDNFESSSRPGKYAIKLVDAKFALPRGNDDEFAEFVCLDMPEYPGEHDDITIYFDSENDRFNFQSAIPGSVKSPLRASSFKR